acaatgtgattttctggattttttttctaattttgtctgtcatagttgaagtgtacctatgatgaaaattacaggcctctctcatctttttaagtgggagaacttgcacaattggtggctgactaaatacttttttgccccactgtagcctgtctttttactgttgttttatttctttacctacctattgttcacctaataccttttttgcactgtaaggtctactacacctgttgtattcggcgcacgtgacaaataaactttgatttgatttgtagtgTAATATTCATTATTTTCTGGATTGGCATTGGACATAGGAGCATTGTATTAGACTGAAGGGTTTTTTCTTCATGCACCCAATTTAAGAAATGAATTGTTACAATTATTCCTCAAGTATGAGGAATTGTAATGTTATTTTGTGGGTTGATCTGCTAATTGTGCACAGAGCGTAACGGGAAGAGTCTGGCGAACGAGTTACTAACTACATTACATTAATAAACCGTTTAATTCCATTGACGTGAGGGACTTCATCTCCATCAGACTTTTCCTTTAACTTTTTTCTGCCATAATAGTTCTCGGCTGTGATATTTCATAATTCTTGCAGCAGAGCGGCAGTTGATTGATGTCAGGTCAAGGGTCAGGTCAAGGGTCTGGCCTCAGAGACGTCGTGTACATATTTGTTTTAAGGCACACGACTCACTAGACTTTTATTACGGGCCTCCAGACTTCTAGATAGCCCAGAGGGTTGTTCAGATAACCTGCCAATGTCCTAATCTTGTCCTTTTGGCCTTGTAAGAAGGTGACTATCTGATCCCACTGAATTGCCCCATTTGGTTGTCATGTGACTCGTATTACAAAGGGTCTTTGTAAGAGTCTTGTACAGCAGACCTGGATCAAGCTAATCTACTACAAAAATCCCTGCGAAAGAAAGATTTATTTGGAatgaacaaacaacaacaaaggagaTGGTAAAGATAAGGGGGTTGATGgataacacacactacacacacacacactatacacacacattcactacaCACACAGCAACCTTActgtaatacccccccccccccccccctccatccattGGCTGCCACTGGGGGTGGAGAAGTGGTGCCTTGTAAAATGCCTAGGTGTTGCCAACGACGACCGCATAAAAGATCCTCACCAAGTCCTCTCACCTCATACGCGACACCGCCAGAATGATCATCAGTCATTGTCATACACAGATGTGGCTgttggtagtagcagtagcagcatcactgggGGTGTCAGGGTCAGAGACCTCACACCGATCCGAGGCCCAGTCCCAGACCCTCCAGGCCCTCCACTGTCCGCCCTGTGAGAGGATCCACTGCACCCACCGCCGGGCCCTGAAGCTCCAGTGTAAAGGTGGCCTGACCACGGGGGTCTGCGGCTGCTGCCCAGCCTGTGCCAGGACGGCTGGGGAGAGCTGTGGTGGGACCTGGGACTACCTGGGCAAGTGTGACGAGGGGCTGGTGTGTGTCTACCAGGACTCTGTCTCGGAAGCTGAGGGAAAACCAGACGCAGGGGAACGTAAAGGTATCTGTAAAGCAGGTAGGATACACTGACGGACAACATTCCCCACCGCCATGTTATTCAATGCACTTCTCTTATGGTGATCACATCTGTGCAGGACAATTTGATCACTATAAACGGTCGATGACTAAAATCACATTCACTGTAAGCAGAGTGCACTGTAGTGAATTCAAGGAGGAGAATATCCCTGGACCTTGATGATAGAACTGTGTCACAGCAGACATTCTAATACTTTActacaggggcgcaactttcactggggacggggacaGAGGgggacatgcccccccccccccccccccccacacacattctGAAATTAGATGTTTGTCCCCCCCCCGAGTTTtataattggaatgtgatacaaaacgaggcaacggtgtgctttaggaccatgggGACGCCTCTGAATAATTAGATATATTTAtgtgtcccccccacttctaaaaccaaagttgcacccctgctttACTGTACATGATGCATGATAAAATCTCATTGGTTTTGAATGAGAAGCGCTGCAACTGTGCTTCTGAATCACGGTCTGCTGCACGTCCATGGTCCCTGACGTGTAAATTAATCTTTAAATGATACGACGTACATTCCATTCCTGAGATGTAATCAATTGAGCTGTGGAGGAGACGTACGCACCAGAAATTGGCACCGATGAGGCTCTTCTTATTTACGAGCTGTGAAATGCGATTGTGTCGGTGAAGGAATCCTTTGAATCAAATAAACTTTCTCCTGTTAACGGTTAACACATAATTACACCTGTTATCTAGACGTATGGGGAAATTAATGGTCCTACCTGTTGTCTAGACTCATGCTGAAATTAATGGTCCTACCTGTTACTATCGTCTGTATAGTTAAGGATTCAATTGTTGTAGATTCTCCTATTTAATATATCTGACATCACAGAGAGATAGCAAAGTCTGACCACTACAGATAGCTCAATAAAGGATGGATGCTCATAGTGGTCCCCTTCATTGTTCTATACACTATTACTAGTAGTAGTTTTACAAGTTTTACATGAATAGTAATGTATGGTTTAGGTTATATGCCATGACTAGTAATGTATGGTTTAGGTTATATAACATGAATAGTAATGTATGGTTTAGGTTATATGGTTTAGGTTATATGACATGAATAGTAATGTATGGTTTAGGTTATATGACATGAATAGTAATGTATGGTTAAGGTTATATGACATGAATAGGAATGTATGGTTTAAGTTGTATGACATGAATAGTAATGTATGGTTTAGGTTATATGGTTTAGGTTATATGGTTTAGGTCGTTTACCATCCTTTGTCTCATAAGCAGTTTTTTTCCTGGCAGTGCTGGAGACCCTGGATGTGGAGTCCTGTCGCCCAGAATGCACCTGGGAGTACTGTCAGGCCAATCCTAATGAGGTGTGCTCTGCCAGGTGGGTGAATATATCTGGACCGGGACATCTCagttcattccctctctccctctctccctcccctcagagTTTCTACCTGTTTTCCTGGCCTGGAAACAGAAT
This genomic interval from Salvelinus alpinus chromosome 6, SLU_Salpinus.1, whole genome shotgun sequence contains the following:
- the LOC139577812 gene encoding uncharacterized protein → MIISHCHTQMWLLVVAVAASLGVSGSETSHRSEAQSQTLQALHCPPCERIHCTHRRALKLQCKGGLTTGVCGCCPACARTAGESCGGTWDYLGKCDEGLVCVYQDSVSEAEGKPDAGERKGICKAVLETLDVESCRPECTWEYCQANPNEVCSARSVSLEKQECHGTCQHTSCSSCLVLRPPASASCPQTCAPSDPTCLHRFGRCVHNHLAEPHRHHHHHHPICHHNLQSNAEGYFVCLVPGCLN